The nucleotide window GCCCACCGGCATGCCGTGCGCGCCAAAGCCCGCCGGCACGCTCATGGCGGGCAGGCCGGCGAGCGAGGCCGACAGCGTGTAGATGTCGGCCAGGTAGTCGGCCAGCGGATCGTCGGCACATTCGCCGATGCAGCGCGCCACCGTAGGCGCCACGGGGCCGGCGATGACGTCGCATTGCTGAAAGGCGCGCTGCAAGTCGTCGGCGATCATGCGGCGCACCTTTTGTGCCTGCAGGTAATAGGCGTCGTAGTAGCCGTGGCTGAGCACATAGGTGCCGGTCATGATGCGGCGCTTGACCTCGTCGCCGAAGCCTTCGCCACGGGTCTTCTTGTACATGTCCTCCAGGTCGGTGTAGTCCTTGGCGCGGTGGCCAAAGGTCACGCCGTCGAAGCGCGCCAGGTTGGAGCTGGCCTCGGCCGGGCTGAGGATGTAGTAGACGGGGATCGACAGCTCGGTGCGCGGCAGCGAAATCTCGACCAGCCGGGCGCCAAGCTTTTGCAGCTCGGCCAGCGCGGCATCGACGGCGGCGCGCACATCGGGCGCCAAGCCATCACTGATGAACTCTTTCGGCACGCCGATGCGCAGGCCGTCCAGGCGGTCGTTCAGCGCGCGGCTGAAGTCTTCTGCCGGCACGTCGAGCGAGGTGGAATCGCGGTCCAGGTCTGGCCCGCACAGGGCGGACAGCAGCAGCGCGCAATCCTCGGCCGTGCGCGCCATCGGCCCGGCCTGATCGAGGCTGGAGGCGTAGGCGATCAGCCCAAAGCGGCTGGCGCGGCCATAGGTGGGCTTGATACCCGTCAGGTTGCAGAAGCTCGACGGCTGGCGGATCGAGCCGCCGGTGTCGGTGCCGGTGGCCGCCGGTGTCAGCCGCGCGGCCAGCGCCGCCGCGCTGCCGCCCGACGAGCCGCCGGGCACGCGCGTGGTGTCCCAGGGGTTGCGCACCTGTCCGTAGGCCGAGGTCTCGTTGGCCGAGCCCATGGCGAACTCGTCGCAGTTGAGCTTTCCGAGGCAAACCATACCCGAGTCGCTGAGTTTTCTCGTCACCGTGCTCTCGAAAGGCGAGCGATAGCCCTGGAGCATCCGGGAACCGGCGGTGGTCGAGAAGTCGGCGGTGACGAACACGTCCTTGTGCGCGACGGGCACACCCAGCAGCGGCGACGCATCGCCCCGCGCCAGCCGCGCATCGGCGGCGCGGGCCTGTGCCAGGGTCACGGCTTCGTCCTGCGCCAGAAAGGCGCCCAGCGAAGCGTGTTCCTTGGCACGCGCCAGAAAGTGATGGGCGGCCTCGACCGCCGAGACCTCGCGCGCCTTCAGCTTGGTGGCGAGCTGCGCCACCGTCAGATCATGCAAATCGCTCATTCGACCACCCGTGGCACGAGGTACAGGCCATCTTCCACCGCCGGCGCGCTGCGCTGGTTGGCTTCGCGCGCATCGGGCTCGCTGGCGACGTCATCGCGCAGCCGCAGGGCGACGTCCTGGATGGCGGCATAGGGATGCGGCAGCGGCTCGACGCCCTGGGTGTCGACGGCGCACATCGTCTCGACGATGCCGAAGAAGTCGTTCAGGCGGGTGAGCATCCGCTCACTCTGCTCGGGGTTGAGTTCCAGCCGCGCCAGGTGCGCGATGCGGCCGATGTCGTCGTATGTCAAAGCCATGGAAAAGCTGGTCGAAACCAGATGTAAATTTGAACTTTTGGCCTCACGGCCCGCAGGGCGGCGAAAGAGTGATGCGTTATTATCCTGCGTTTAGTGCAACGGCCCGGAAACGGGCCGTATTTGCACGAAATCACGCCTAATTCGCATCGAATCATGGCTTGCGGCGGTTTGGTGCACGCCCGCGGCCGCCAAAGGACATCTGCATGTTTGGAGCTTTCCGTCGGTATTTTTCCACCGACCTGGCCATCGACCTGGGCACCGCCAACACCCTGATTTACGTGCGCGACAAGGGCATCGTGCTGGACGAGCCCTCGGTGGTCGCCATTCGCCACGAGGGCGGCCCGCAAGGCAAAAAGACGATCCAGGCCGTGGGCACCGAGGCCAAGGCCATGCTGGGCAAGGTGCCGGGCAACATCGAGGCGATTCGCCCCATGAAGGACGGCGTGATCGCCGACTTCACCGTCACCGAGCAGATGCTCAAGCAGTTCATCCGCATGGTGCATCCGCGCGGCCTGTTCCGGCCCAGCCCGCGCATCATCATCTGCGTGCCCTGCGGCTCCACGCAGGTCGAGCGCCGCGCCATCCGCGAATCGGCGCTGGGCGCGGGCGCCAGCGAGGTGTATCTGATCGAGGAACCCATGGCCGCGGCCATTGGCGCCGGCCTGCCGGTCAGCGAGGCCAGCGGCTCGATGGTGGTCGACATCGGCGGCGGCACGACGGAAGTGGGCGTCATCAGCCTCGGCGGCATGGTCTACAAGGGCAGCGCGCGCGTGGGCGGCGACAAGTTCGACGACGCCATCATCAACTACATCCGCCGCAACTACGGCATGCTGATTGGCGACCCGACGGCCGAGATGATCAAGAAGAACATCGGCAGCGCCTTCCCCGGCAGCGAGGTCAAGGAGATGGAGGTCAAGGGCCGCAACCTGTCGGAAGGCGTGCCGCGCAGCTTCACCATCAGCAGCAACGAGATTCTTGAGGCGCTGACCGAGCCGCTGAATAACATCGTGTCGGAAGTGAAAAAGGCGCTGGAAGAAACCCCGCCCGAATTGGGCGCCGACATTGCCGAGCGCGGCATGATGCTGACCGGCGGGGGTGCCCTGCTGCGCGACCTGGAGCGGCTGCTCGCCGAGGAAACCGGCCTGCCCGTGCTGGTGGCCGAAGAGCCCCTGACCTGCGTGGTGCGCGGCTGCGGGCTGGCGCTGGAGCGCATGGAGCGGCTGGGCAATATCTTCACGAATGAGTGACGCTCCCCCTGTGGCGCCTGCGGCGCCTTCCCCCCGAGGGGGACAACGCTGGTGGTCGGGGGGACCCCGACCACGGCGTTCCAGCGCGGCCTGATCCGCGGCCTTTTGGACGGCTTGCTGCGCAGCCTGGGGGTCTTCTCCCTCTCCCGCTGGCGGGGAAGGGTTGGGGTGAGGGGGACACTTCAGCCAGAAGCCTTTCAGCGCACACGCATTCAGCGGACAATGCTCTTGTTTTGGTAGTAAATTCGCCCGTGCCGCACCGCTGATCCGCCATGCCGCTCGAAACGCTTGACCGCTCTCCGCCGCCCTTCTTCAAGCAAGGGCCGTCGGCGCTGTCGCGGCTGCTGGTGCTGAGCGCGCTGGCGTTGTTTCTGATGGTGGCGGACGCGCGGTTTCACATCGTGCAGCCGTTGCGCGCGGCCATTGCCACGGTGCTTTACCCGGCGCAATGGCTGGCGCTGCAGCCTGTGCAATGGGCGCAAACCGGCGTCAGCTACCTGACCGAGCTGAAAACCGCCCGCGCCACCGAAGAAGCCGCGCGCCTGAAGCTGG belongs to Ottowia testudinis and includes:
- the gatA gene encoding Asp-tRNA(Asn)/Glu-tRNA(Gln) amidotransferase subunit GatA, whose protein sequence is MSDLHDLTVAQLATKLKAREVSAVEAAHHFLARAKEHASLGAFLAQDEAVTLAQARAADARLARGDASPLLGVPVAHKDVFVTADFSTTAGSRMLQGYRSPFESTVTRKLSDSGMVCLGKLNCDEFAMGSANETSAYGQVRNPWDTTRVPGGSSGGSAAALAARLTPAATGTDTGGSIRQPSSFCNLTGIKPTYGRASRFGLIAYASSLDQAGPMARTAEDCALLLSALCGPDLDRDSTSLDVPAEDFSRALNDRLDGLRIGVPKEFISDGLAPDVRAAVDAALAELQKLGARLVEISLPRTELSIPVYYILSPAEASSNLARFDGVTFGHRAKDYTDLEDMYKKTRGEGFGDEVKRRIMTGTYVLSHGYYDAYYLQAQKVRRMIADDLQRAFQQCDVIAGPVAPTVARCIGECADDPLADYLADIYTLSASLAGLPAMSVPAGFGAHGMPVGLQLIGNYLQESKLLNVAHQLQQATDFHLRAPKGF
- the gatC gene encoding Asp-tRNA(Asn)/Glu-tRNA(Gln) amidotransferase subunit GatC, encoding MALTYDDIGRIAHLARLELNPEQSERMLTRLNDFFGIVETMCAVDTQGVEPLPHPYAAIQDVALRLRDDVASEPDAREANQRSAPAVEDGLYLVPRVVE
- a CDS encoding rod shape-determining protein, which gives rise to MFGAFRRYFSTDLAIDLGTANTLIYVRDKGIVLDEPSVVAIRHEGGPQGKKTIQAVGTEAKAMLGKVPGNIEAIRPMKDGVIADFTVTEQMLKQFIRMVHPRGLFRPSPRIIICVPCGSTQVERRAIRESALGAGASEVYLIEEPMAAAIGAGLPVSEASGSMVVDIGGGTTEVGVISLGGMVYKGSARVGGDKFDDAIINYIRRNYGMLIGDPTAEMIKKNIGSAFPGSEVKEMEVKGRNLSEGVPRSFTISSNEILEALTEPLNNIVSEVKKALEETPPELGADIAERGMMLTGGGALLRDLERLLAEETGLPVLVAEEPLTCVVRGCGLALERMERLGNIFTNE